In the Ovis aries strain OAR_USU_Benz2616 breed Rambouillet chromosome 18, ARS-UI_Ramb_v3.0, whole genome shotgun sequence genome, CCCACGAGATGTTCTCAGACGTGCAGGAAGGGGAAGGCATCCCTCAGTCCGACTGGGAAAGTGACGTGGAGAGAGACTGCAACCCCCAGGGGCCCCGGAGAAACACCCCCAGGAAGGACCTCGGGGTGGTGCCCGCCCCGGGCAGGGAAGCTGGCCAGCTCATCGGCCTCCAAGGCACCTACCTGGGCGAGAAGCCCTACGAGTGTCCCCAGTGTGGGAAAACCTTCAGCCGAAAGTCCCACCTCATCACCCACGAGCGGACCCACACGGGCGAGAAATACTACAAATGCGACGAGTGCGGCAAGAGCTTCAGCGACGGCTCCAACTTCAGCAGGCACCAGACCACGCACACCGGGGAGAAGCCCTACAAGTGCCGGGACTGCGGCAAAAGCTTCAGCCGCAGCGCCAACCTCATCACCCACCAGCGGATccacacgggcgagaagccctTCCGGTGCGCCGAGTGCGGCAAGAGCTTCAGCCGGAGCCCCAACCTCATCGCGCACCAGCGGACccacacgggcgagaagccctACTCGTGCCCCCAGTGTGGCAAGAGCTTCGGCAACCGGTCCAGCCTGAACACGCACCAGGGAATCCACACAGGCGAGAAGCCCTACGAGTGCAAGGAGTGCGGCGAGAGCTTCAGCTACAACTCCAACCTCATCAGGCACCAGCGGATccacacgggcgagaagccctACAAGTGTCCCGACTGCGGCCAGAGGTTCAGCCAGAGCTCGGCCCTCATCACCCACCGGAGGACccacacgggcgagaagccctACCAGTGCGGCGAGTGCGGCAAGAGCTTCAGCCGCAGCTCCAACCTGGCCACGCACCGCCGGACCCACCTGGTGGAGAAGCCCTACAAGTGTGGGGAGTGCGGCAAAAGCTTCAGCCAGAGCTCCAGCCTCATCGCCCACCAGGGCACgcacacgggcgagaagccctACGAGTGCCGGACGTGCGGGGAGAGCTTCAGCTGGAGCTCCAACCTCCTGAAGCACCAGCGGATCCACACAGGCGAGAAGCCCTACAAGTGCGGGGAGTGCGGGAAGGGCTTCAGCCAGCGCTCCCAGCTGGTGGTGCACCAGCGGACccacacgggcgagaagccctACAAGTGCCTCATGTGCGGCAAGAGCTTCAGCCGGGGCTCCATCCTGGTCATGCACCAGAGAGCCCACCTGGGGGACAAGCCCTACCGCTGTCCCGAGTGCGGCAAGGGCTTCAGCTGGAATTCGGTGCTCATCATCCACCAGCGGATCCACACGGGTGAGAAGCCCTACAAGTGCCCCGAGTGCGGCAAGGGCTTCAGCAACAGCTCCAACTTCATCACGCATCAGCGAACTCACCTGAAGGAGAAGCTCTACTGacagggcagagagggagggggcatgAGGGACAGGGGCCCGGGAGAGGGACCGGCCACCCTGCCCCCACGCAGGGATGTGTCTTTAGAGGAGCTGTTCCTCGCGAAGGCTTGTTGCCAGGATCTTAACCCCTGCTCACCCTCACTCCTAGGATCCCGTCACATTAGCAGTCAGAGTCAGACGCCAAGAACCGCGCATAGCAAGGGAAGCTCGGAAGTTCGGTCGTTTTCCTGTGACACTTCTTGACTCTGTTGGCTCCGTCTCTCCTgaacctctgtgcctcagttgccCCTTTGATAGAACAGGGGGGATAGTTCTCCATGTGCAACGGAAGCCAGCGTGGCCCTCATTTCAGAGAGAGGCCCCAGACCTGGTCCTTCTGCTGCCACTGTTGGGCTGAGGTCCCTTCACCCGAGCTGTGAGcatcccaggccccctgccttggcagaACCGGCTCTTCCTGCCTCTGGGTCCTGGGTTTGGATTTCCGGTCAAGGCGGAGGGCTTCTGTTCTGAGTCATCCGCCTGAAGGTAAAGTCCTTTCCTAGAAAGTATCAGGAACACGGAAACACGAGGAAGTCTAGCCGGGAACCTTTCCATTGATAGGTTGCCCAGGGCTCCCAGGGAAGGCATAACGGAGAAGTGATGTGTTTACTTTTGTCTCTGCTCACTGTCCTGGGGTAAGTCGGCTGTGGGGTTGAGGGGCGCACTTACTCTTGCAGGGTTTCAGTTTTTGAGTGTGAGGTGTCATCAGAGCCCCCAGCTGCCTTCCCCTGGCGGATCGTTTTCTGTCTCCTTCAGGGTGGCTGTCCTGCACTCTGCAGGGTGGCCTTGCATCTTTACCCACCAGATCCGTGGCCCTGTAATCATCACCCTGTGCACTTGTCGTTTCTGTCTTATGTACGCAGATCTAGAATTCTATCTGGTAGCGTTTGTGTACAGAGAGTATTCTTTTTAAGGCGGTGTTGATTTTGAGGCCTCATCGTCTGTTGCCTGGAGAGATCTGGGCTTGAATCAAGAGAAGGTGTCTCCCTTAATCTTGAGATGCTCCCAGGGGTTTGTTCTCGGCCATGAAACAGTCAAGACAGGATAATCGCAGGTGAAGGGGTTTGTTAGGAGGGAAGAGGATGGTAAAAACAGGTTTTTCTCTTCTACGCATGGGGTCTGCACTCAGAACGCACCTTGGTTTTTACAGGGTGGCTGCTCCAAATCGCCTAATAAAGTCAAGTCCCATTCTTTGCCCAAGTCTTGTCTTTTCACATGTGTTAAAAACCCAAGCTTGAGTGTTAGAAAACCCACATCTcagttccccaccccacccacccgcTCACATCCTGCCTCAGACCAGAACTGGTCCAAGACCTTTAGAGGGAAAAGGGTCACTTGCTTCAAAGAGCACAGCTTTAAGGCAACCCTGGTGCCATGTGTTCGACCAGCACGCACACCTCTCCACTTGCCCTTTGCCAGTG is a window encoding:
- the ZSCAN2 gene encoding zinc finger and SCAN domain-containing protein 2, which translates into the protein MMASEGPRVTAPRSPVVRLPREEDNQEEEVATVILEDDSWVQEAVLQEDGPESEPFPQGAGKGSPHEDVAGGPQGALGRLRELCRRWLRPEMHTKEQMLTVLPREIQAWLQEHRPESGEEAVALVEDLTQTLRDSDFEIQSENGESSNQDIFEDVESHEMFSDVQEGEGIPQSDWESDVERDCNPQGPRRNTPRKDLGVVPAPGREAGQLIGLQGTYLGEKPYECPQCGKTFSRKSHLITHERTHTGEKYYKCDECGKSFSDGSNFSRHQTTHTGEKPYKCRDCGKSFSRSANLITHQRIHTGEKPFRCAECGKSFSRSPNLIAHQRTHTGEKPYSCPQCGKSFGNRSSLNTHQGIHTGEKPYECKECGESFSYNSNLIRHQRIHTGEKPYKCPDCGQRFSQSSALITHRRTHTGEKPYQCGECGKSFSRSSNLATHRRTHLVEKPYKCGECGKSFSQSSSLIAHQGTHTGEKPYECRTCGESFSWSSNLLKHQRIHTGEKPYKCGECGKGFSQRSQLVVHQRTHTGEKPYKCLMCGKSFSRGSILVMHQRAHLGDKPYRCPECGKGFSWNSVLIIHQRIHTGEKPYKCPECGKGFSNSSNFITHQRTHLKEKLY